The stretch of DNA CTACGGCGACACTCTGCCCGTGAGCGCGGCGTGGATGTTCCGCAAGGAGACGACGCTTCAGGGGTCGGGGGCTGCGCACCGGTCTGAGCTGGAGGACTGCCTGTGCCTGCTCCACGAGGGCAAGATCAAGCCCGTCATCGCGAAGACATACCCGCTCGCGCAGATCGCGGACGTCCACCGGGAGATGGAGCGCAAGAAGCACGTTGGGCGGCTGGTGATTACGTACAACCAAGCCTAGTTGCGAAACCAGCCAACACATGCAAGGAAGTGTGCCCGTTGTCACTCGGAGCGTACTATGATTGGATCGAAAGGAGAACGGTCTTCTTGTACGACGGCCTCATCATGCAATAGGAGGCGGCAAAATGGCGAGCAAATGCAGCGCATGTGGTAAACCTTTGGGTTTCATCGAAGGCCGCATCTTTGCCCGTATTCTCTGTAACCAATGCGCAGCCCAAAAAGCAGCACGAGAACAAGCTCAAAAAGAACAAGAAAAGCGCCTTGTTCAAATTGCAAAAGAGAAATACAGTGCGATCCCGAAGCAACTTTGGACTGGTGAGATAGGCCGAGAGGAGGCTGCAAGCCTGCTGCGCACGTGGGCTACGGAAGCCAAACTCACTGATGGAGAGCAACGATTAATCTGCGACAGCGCCTTCCATGACTTTACCCTGCAATTATTGGCAGACGATGTTCTTACACAGGATGAGGAAAACAAGCTCTCGACTATAGCTCCTATTCTTGGAGTAACTCAGGAACGCATTGAGAAGGACTTCCGTGATCTGTTGTTTCGGTTAACGATAGGACGAATGAACGATGGGAGAATGCCCATTCTGAATAAGGCTTCGCTTCTCTTGAAAAAAGGCGAGGTCGGCCACATAGAAATGGTTGCTGCACTTTTGAAGCAAGTTGCAATCCGAGAGTATCAGGGAAGCTACTCTGGTTTTTCCTTTAGAATCGTCAAAGGCGTTCGTTACCACGTCGGTGGAACAAAGGGCAGGAGCGTCGTTGTGGGGACGGAGTGGCAGACACAAGACCAGGGCACATTGTCTGTTACTTCCCATCGCGTTGTGTTCTTAGGTTCGAAGCGCAGTGTTGAAATGCCCTACAAGAGGTTGCTCCAAGTCGAGGTCTTCTCCGATGGAATTCGGTTGCATCTGGCGAACCGCGTTAGTACGCCGACCTTCGTAGTGGAGAACGGAGACGTGGTTGCGTGCGCCATCAATACTGCAATTCAAAGGTTCTCTGAGTAGCCTTTTGCTCCAGAAGACACGCATGGACAAATAGGCCAACACTTTGCATGAGTCGCTGTTGTCCCCTTGCAATCGCATCGGGGAGCGCGAGTTCGGGCGCATCGTGGTGGGCCCGCCGCTTCGTGCGGCGGGCCTTTCCCTTTAGCGCGAAAGTCGGCTACTTGCCCTTGAGCGGCACGAAGTAGAAATCGGTCAGGCGGCCCTCGCGCTTCTCGCGGAAGACGGCGCGCACGCGCAGCCCCGGCTTCACCGCGCCGATGCGGACCGGCCCGACAAAGACGGTGTTGTAGATGCACGTATCCGCGCCGTCAAGCTGAATCAACGCCAGGACGTAGGGCATGTCCACGTGCTGGTGCAAGGAATAGTTCGAGGGCACGTAGAAGACCTCGATGGCGCCCCGCACGGTGCCCGTGCCCGGCAGGTCCACCCAGGCGGTCTTGCTGTAGCAATCGCTGCAATCAATACGCGGAGGGCACCACACCTTGCCGCACGTGGCGCAGCGCGTGCCTGTCAGCTTGGCGTCATCCTTGAGCGTTCGGAAGAAGGGAGAGATGCCCCCATAGCTATAGAGGTAGTCGTTATAGATGCGGTCCCGGACTTCAAACGGTTCCATGTTCATGGCGGGTATCACCTTTCCAGAACGATGACCGCGCCCAAAGAGGCGGATGGGCCGCCCACGCTCTCCACGACGCCCCGGCCCTTGCGTAAGCGCACCTGCCGCTTTCCCGCGTCCTCGCGCAACTGGAGCGCCACTTCGCCGACGCTGTACACCTCGGACGGCCCCGCGATGTGCCCGCAGGCCACCCGTCCGCCGCTGGGGTTCACGGGCAGCGGCCCCGTCATCTCGGTGAACCCTTCGTCCACCAGTCGCCCGCCCTCGCCCACCTTGCAGAAGCCCAATTCCTCGTACGCCAGAATCTCCAGGCCGCTGTAGAGGTCGTGGACCTCCGCCACGTCGAACTCCTGCGCCGGCTTGCGGACGCGCGCCATCCTGTACGCCTGGCGGGCGGCGCCGCTGATGGCGAGGGTGCGTCCCAAGTTGCGCGCGCTCATGTCAGGCGTGGATGCCTCATGGCTGGTGCCGACGCCCGTTATCCAGACCGGCTTCTTGGTGAGGGCGCGCGCCCTGTCCTCGCTGGCTATGACAAGAGCAGCCGCGCCTTCGCTGAACAGACAGCACATGTACATGGTGCTGGGCCAGGCGATGATGCGGGAGTTCAGCACGTCATCCACGGTCATGTGGAGCCGGAGCTGGGCGTTCGGATTGTTGAAGGCGTTCTCGTGGTTCTTGACCGAGACTTTCGCCATCTGTTCGGGCGTAGGGCCGCCGTAGCGCTTCATGTGCGCCGTCAGGATGATTCCCCACGCCGCGGGCGGCATGGGCGTATAGGGGTGCTGCCACACCACGTCGTGGGTGATGGACTCGGACATCATCACGCCCTCGCCGCGATGCATGTTCGCGGGATTGACCAGGTCCGCGGACTTCTGGACGCCCACCACCACCACCACGTCAGACAGGCCCGACGCGACCTCCGCGAAGGCCGCTCGGACGGCATAGCAGCCGGTGGAGGCGCCCGCAGTCACCCGCAGGCCCGGCTTTCCCCGCAGGCCCAGGTAGTCATGCACCATGTTGTCGCTGGTCATCTGGTGCATGAGCATGTCGCTGTAGATGCCGTAGACGGCGCTATCTATGTCCTTGGTGGTGAGCCTGGCGTCCTCCAGGGCATTCTTGGTGGCGGCGAACGCCAGCTCCTGGTAGTTGAGGTCCGGATAGCGGGCCTTGAATGGTATCTGCCCCACGCCGACAATAGCAACACGTCGCACGGCTACCTCCGGGCACGAGCCGCGAGGGCGATGCGGCTCAGGTTGATGAGTTCGATGTAGCTGCCCCGAACGACGCGCAGGTCGCCCTGCGCGATGGGATGCGTGATGTCCACCTCGCCGGAGAGCACACGAATGAGGGCGGTCCCCTGACCCGCCACGACAAAGTCAGGCTTCACATGCTGTCCCTCTCCGGCGGTCAGCTTGCCCTGGCTAACGATCAGATGCAGAGGCTGTCGCTCCCCGGCGACCTCGAACTGCACGACGGCGGACCACGTCTCGGCGGCGCGCTGCGCACGCGGGTTTGCGGCCACGGCAGCCGCCAGACCGCTAAGGGCTTGTGCGACTTTCCCCATGTGCTGGTGACCTCCTGAGAGGGCTTGCTGCTTCCGCGGCTAAGAGTGCAGGTCCTCACAAACGAATTGGGTCAGATTGTCGATCATATCGTAGAACCGGGTGTCCGCCTCTATCTCTTTCTCCTGAGGGGAGGCGAAGGCCGCCCGCAACGCATCCATGTTGTCGAACCACATCTCGCTTACGCGGTAGTAGGGGAGGGGTTTCTTCTTGGAGGGCCGTATGCGTCCGCTCTCGAACTTCCGCAGGCCGGGCAGCTTCCGCACCAGGGGGAAATGGGCCTCGTTCAGGTACTTCTCCACTTCCTCCACGGTACGGCCCTCTTTGACGTTGTACAGGGCGACAAACTTGAGCATGAACAACCTCCGTAAAATGTCGCTGGAGACGGCGCGCTGCTATTTGATTACACTGGCCTTGCGCAGCCGGGCCACCCGCGTGGGACTGAGCCCGGCCCACTCCAGGATGCTATCCGTGTGCTGGCCCAGCAGGGGCGGCGGCAGACGGATGGAACCGGGCGTGGCGTCCATATGCCACGGGATTTTGGGCATCTTGACCGCGCCGGCCTTCGGGTGCTGGACCTCCACAAAAGGATCGAGCGCCTGAATATGGGGATGGCGCATGAGGGATTCGTAGGTGTTCACCGGCACGGCCTCGCCGTTGTGGCCTCGGATAAGCGCGATCAACTCATCGTTGGTCTTGTCCTTGAAACCCCGCTCCCAGATGTGCTTCACGAGATAGGCCCACTTTCCTGTCCCCGTCGCGTTGCGCCCCGCCTGCTGGAAGCGCGGGTCCGTGAACGCCTCCTCCACGCCCAGGTCCAGCGCCAGCTTGTCGAAGTCCTCCTGGGAGCCGCGCCGGAGCATGAAGTAGATGCGACCGTCCTTGGTCTTGTAGCCCTGCTCCGGCGGCTTGATATACGTGTCGCAGTGGAAGCCGATCCACTCGTCCGGGTCGCTGATGGCGGCCCAGATGATACCGCGCATGTGCAGCAGCGCCCCCAGCATGCTGACGGAGACGCGCTGGCCCTCTCCGGTCATCTCGCGATGGTACAGGGCTGCGAGGATGGCCTCGAAGGCGAAGGTGCCGGCGTTGACGCTGGCGATGTCCGCGCCGACGCGGATGGGCGGCTGGCCGATGACCCCCAGCGATCCCCAGTAGTCGGACATGGCTTGCACGGGCAACTCGGCGCCAGCCATGCCCGCCAGGGGGCCTTCGTCGCCGAACGCCGTAATCTCGCAATAGATGACTCCCGGCTTCTTGCGCCGGAGTGACCGGTAGCTGACGCCCAGGTCCTTCGCGCTGCCCGCGCCGATGTCCTCCACCACAACGACGTCGGCCTTCTGCGCCAGGGCCTGAAGGACGCGCCGTCCCTGAGCCGCGGCGATGTCCAGGGCAATGCTCTCCTTGTTGCGGTTGAGTGAAAGGAACGCAGGGCTTTCGCCGTTCACGAACGGCGGGCCGTAGCCGCGGGCGCAGTCTCCAGAGAGAGGCTCCACCTTGATGATTTTGGCGCCCGCGTCGCCCATCTGCATCGTGCAGGAAGGGCCGCAAAGGCCCTGCGTCAGGTCAAGGACTACGAACCCGTCCAGCGCTCCCATGTAGCCTTCCTTGCTCCGGAGGATGAAGGATTCACGGTCAGGCGAGAGGCCCCTATTTGGCGGAGGTCACCCGCACCGGCTCAGCGGTAGGCGACGAGAGGTCAAATCCCAGGCTGCGCGCTACCTCTTCCGTGGCCCCGCCGGGCGTCGTGCCCTTGAAAAAGGACGCGGGCGTCTTCCCGAAGCTCCACGGAACGCCGCCCATGTACATAGTGCCCCAGGGTGTGTCCATAGGGACGATCAGCCCGTTCCGCAGCACCTGCCGATGCTCCAGCAGGGCCTGATAGTCCAGGAACTGTCCATGAGGGACTCTGGCCTCGGTGAGGCGATAGACCCACCAGGCGGTTGGCTTTGTGGCGAAGGTCTCGGCGAGCTGCGGGACCAGGACGTCGCGGTTCTGCACGCGCTGTGGATTGGTGGCGAAGCGCGGGTCCCCGGCCAGGTCCTCTCGGCCTATCGCCCGGCACAGGCGCGGCCACTGGCTGTCCTCCACCACCGCGACTGCCAGATACTTGCCCTCCTGACACCGAAAGGCCTCGCTGGGAACAATGGTCGGGCAGGCGGTGCCCATCGGCGGCGGCTGCTTGCCCGTCGCGAAGTACTCCGCCAGGCGCGTCCCCTGGAGGGCAAGGGAGCACTCCGCCATCGAAAGATGGAGACGCTGGCCCTGGCCGGTGCGCGCGCGGTGGATGAGCGCCTGGAGGATGCCGGCCACTATATGAGAACTGGTGTTGATGTCCTTATGGGCGTAGTAGCGGAGGATTTCGCCAGGCCCACCGGGAGGGCCTTGCGTAGAGGCCCAGCCTGTGAACGCTTGAGTGGTGGGATCGTTCCCTCCCCACTTCGTCATGGGGCCGATATAACCGTACGCGTTGGACGAACAGTAGATGATGCGCGGGTTCAGGCGGGATACTACCTCATAGCTGAAACCCAGTTCCGCCGCCGTGCCTTGCGTCATGTTCTCAACGAGGATGTCGCACGTCTTGACGAGCTCCAGTGCGACGGCTCGCTGGTCTTCCCGCTTGAGGTTCAGGACGACGCCCTTCTTGTTGATGTTGCATTGGGCATAGACAACACTCATCTTTTTCTTGTTCGGGAGGACGCTGCGAATCATGTCCCCCGGCTCTGGCGCCTCGATCTTGATGACCTCCGCGCCGAGAGCGCCCAAAAGCATGGTCGCCCAGGGGCCGGCCGCGGCAATGGTCATATCGAAGACGCGGACGCCTTTGAGGGGGCCGGTCGGAGTCGTTTTGCGGGCCATATCGCTTTGCCTTTACGAAACGGAATGGGCGAACGCCACGGCAAGTGTAGCTACGGGGCTGGGGATTGTCAAGACCAAGTCGAAACGTGCGCTCGTTAACGAATGGAGTGCGCTCAGGTGAGCTACGAGCTTCGTCCGCCCACGCAGAATGCCGCATTGCAATATCAGGCGCTTGGGCTATAATGTACGCGGTCTGAAGGGAGGGCGAAAGCGAGCCGGCATGTCCCTCGTTAAATACGAATCCCAAGGGCGCATGGTGCTGGTCACCCTCAACCGGCCGGACAAGCTCAACGCCATCAACCTGGCGATGCTGGAGGAGATGGCCGCCACGTGGACGCGGCTTGACCAGGACATGGAGGCGCGGGTCGCGGTGCTCACCGGCGCCGGGCGCGCATTCTGCGTGGGCCTGGATATGAAGGAGATGGTGGAGGGAAAGATAGCCCCCACGACCCTCCAGACCATGGTCCCCAACCGCTTCTCTCCGCGTGCGCAGTCGAAGCCTGTGGTAGCCGCCATCAACGGCCCAGCCGTGGGCGCGGGCCTCGACTTTGTCGCGATGGACTGTGACATTCTCGTAGCGGCGGAGAGCGCCACCTTCGGGATGCCGGAGGTGATCGTAGGCATGGCGTCGCTGGGTTCGCCTTTCGCCGCGGCCAATGTCCCCCGCGCCATAGCGATGGAGATGTTTCTCACCGGCGACCCGATCACGGCGCGGCGGGCGTACGAGACCGGTTTTGTCAACCGCGTCGTGCCGGACGACCAGGTGCTGGAGGCAGCGATGGAAATCGCAGGTCGGATTGCCCAGAACGCGCCCAACGCCGTACAACAGTCGCGGAGGAACCTCCTTGACGCCTGCCAGGCCAGCGAGGCATCCCGCATCAGCGAGACCTTCGCCGCCCACCGTTCTGACATGCGCCAGTCCGCCGCTCGTGGGGTGGACGCCTTCTCCAAGAAGCAGCGTCCCTCCTGGTAGCTTTGACGCTCTACCGCTGGTGTAGTGCTTCCTAACGCTTCGTTACGGAAGAGGTTCGTCTGGAATCTCCAGCACGAGGGAGCCCAGTCCTTCCCTGGAAGGATTGACGGGGGCACTGGGGGTCACCCCCAGCATCCCTTATTCCCCTTCCAGGAAAGGAAGGGGGACCGAGGGGGATAGTCGTAAGTCTCAGTAGCGCGTCTCACCTTTTGCGGCTATACTCTGCCGCAGTCCCACCGCAGGAGGCGCTCCATGCCTGACGCCTGTCCCCATCTCT from Dehalococcoidia bacterium encodes:
- a CDS encoding CoA transferase, giving the protein MARKTTPTGPLKGVRVFDMTIAAAGPWATMLLGALGAEVIKIEAPEPGDMIRSVLPNKKKMSVVYAQCNINKKGVVLNLKREDQRAVALELVKTCDILVENMTQGTAAELGFSYEVVSRLNPRIIYCSSNAYGYIGPMTKWGGNDPTTQAFTGWASTQGPPGGPGEILRYYAHKDINTSSHIVAGILQALIHRARTGQGQRLHLSMAECSLALQGTRLAEYFATGKQPPPMGTACPTIVPSEAFRCQEGKYLAVAVVEDSQWPRLCRAIGREDLAGDPRFATNPQRVQNRDVLVPQLAETFATKPTAWWVYRLTEARVPHGQFLDYQALLEHRQVLRNGLIVPMDTPWGTMYMGGVPWSFGKTPASFFKGTTPGGATEEVARSLGFDLSSPTAEPVRVTSAK
- a CDS encoding CoA transferase yields the protein MGALDGFVVLDLTQGLCGPSCTMQMGDAGAKIIKVEPLSGDCARGYGPPFVNGESPAFLSLNRNKESIALDIAAAQGRRVLQALAQKADVVVVEDIGAGSAKDLGVSYRSLRRKKPGVIYCEITAFGDEGPLAGMAGAELPVQAMSDYWGSLGVIGQPPIRVGADIASVNAGTFAFEAILAALYHREMTGEGQRVSVSMLGALLHMRGIIWAAISDPDEWIGFHCDTYIKPPEQGYKTKDGRIYFMLRRGSQEDFDKLALDLGVEEAFTDPRFQQAGRNATGTGKWAYLVKHIWERGFKDKTNDELIALIRGHNGEAVPVNTYESLMRHPHIQALDPFVEVQHPKAGAVKMPKIPWHMDATPGSIRLPPPLLGQHTDSILEWAGLSPTRVARLRKASVIK
- a CDS encoding Zn-ribbon domain-containing OB-fold protein, with product MNMEPFEVRDRIYNDYLYSYGGISPFFRTLKDDAKLTGTRCATCGKVWCPPRIDCSDCYSKTAWVDLPGTGTVRGAIEVFYVPSNYSLHQHVDMPYVLALIQLDGADTCIYNTVFVGPVRIGAVKPGLRVRAVFREKREGRLTDFYFVPLKGK
- a CDS encoding enoyl-CoA hydratase/isomerase family protein yields the protein MSLVKYESQGRMVLVTLNRPDKLNAINLAMLEEMAATWTRLDQDMEARVAVLTGAGRAFCVGLDMKEMVEGKIAPTTLQTMVPNRFSPRAQSKPVVAAINGPAVGAGLDFVAMDCDILVAAESATFGMPEVIVGMASLGSPFAAANVPRAIAMEMFLTGDPITARRAYETGFVNRVVPDDQVLEAAMEIAGRIAQNAPNAVQQSRRNLLDACQASEASRISETFAAHRSDMRQSAARGVDAFSKKQRPSW
- a CDS encoding EthD family reductase, which gives rise to MLKFVALYNVKEGRTVEEVEKYLNEAHFPLVRKLPGLRKFESGRIRPSKKKPLPYYRVSEMWFDNMDALRAAFASPQEKEIEADTRFYDMIDNLTQFVCEDLHS
- a CDS encoding thiolase family protein, giving the protein MRRVAIVGVGQIPFKARYPDLNYQELAFAATKNALEDARLTTKDIDSAVYGIYSDMLMHQMTSDNMVHDYLGLRGKPGLRVTAGASTGCYAVRAAFAEVASGLSDVVVVVGVQKSADLVNPANMHRGEGVMMSESITHDVVWQHPYTPMPPAAWGIILTAHMKRYGGPTPEQMAKVSVKNHENAFNNPNAQLRLHMTVDDVLNSRIIAWPSTMYMCCLFSEGAAALVIASEDRARALTKKPVWITGVGTSHEASTPDMSARNLGRTLAISGAARQAYRMARVRKPAQEFDVAEVHDLYSGLEILAYEELGFCKVGEGGRLVDEGFTEMTGPLPVNPSGGRVACGHIAGPSEVYSVGEVALQLREDAGKRQVRLRKGRGVVESVGGPSASLGAVIVLER
- a CDS encoding SCP2 sterol-binding domain-containing protein, with protein sequence MGKVAQALSGLAAAVAANPRAQRAAETWSAVVQFEVAGERQPLHLIVSQGKLTAGEGQHVKPDFVVAGQGTALIRVLSGEVDITHPIAQGDLRVVRGSYIELINLSRIALAARARR